A region of the Gopherus flavomarginatus isolate rGopFla2 chromosome 3, rGopFla2.mat.asm, whole genome shotgun sequence genome:
ATACTGTGGAATTTACCATCCTTGTTGCAAAATTTAACTTGAGGTTCTagacattaatttaaaataaaatataaaaataaaaaaaggagggGGCAATTCTCCACTGAGCTAGGTATCCCCCTTTATGCCACTCTGGCAATGTTTAAAGGACTTAGGGACAAGTTTTCAACTAGCGATAATCACCCCTTGGATTAACCTCACTGGCTATGGTACTGCCACTGTGCAACACCTTGCATAAGAGGCTCCTGCAGAGACAGtcccccttctctgcacctgctggTGGCTTAGGGATGTaataaggtatgtctacacaactgCTGGGAGTGTGCTTCACAGAGCAGCTAGCTAGACCCACACTAACTCCACCCAAACAAGTATGCTAAAAATAAAAGGGGGGCTGTGGTGGCATGGGTGATGTCTTGGGCTAACCGCCCAAGTATATATTCAAATGAAAAAGGAATGCAGTCTTTTAGGACTCAGGCTTGATCTACACTGCCAACTTATGACTATAAAATAACTACATAGTTGAGCAATGCaattataccaacctaactccAAGTGCAGACTGTGTTATGTCAACGGGAGGGCTCCTCCCTTCAACATAGGCACCAGCTCTCACACTGACCAGAGAAGCTATTCAGTCGGTGTAGGTAGTATCTTCCTTAGGCACTGCAGAAGCACTAGTGCAGCTGAGCTACTGCAgtactgtaagtgtagacaagccccctgTCTCTAGCCAGAAAAATTGATGAGAAACTATCAGTCTCCAAATAGCAATATGCTTGAGGTAGATGGGATAAGGAACTGCTGTTACTCTGCATGGGTCATAGTAAACTAAAACATTTTTCAGCTGCCTGTTTTCCAGTAACTGCAGCTGCACCAGGGCTAGCAaatgggtgtgtgggtgggtatGTGCACTTATGTACAGACAATTTGGCAGTTTTTACTAACACTTCATGATGATATACTAAGAGCTGGAAAATTGATTCAAAATTTTATGGTGTAGAAATACCTTTAAAGATTAAGATGCTACTGGGGAAAGCAAAGCAAAGTAATACAAACATGCAGTCTCTCTATTTCAGATTGTAAAAATAAGCTGCACATTTTAGGCCAAAAAAGATGATGCAATGAAACATACTCTTTTTCTAGAAAAGAGTTTTCTTCTGCTCGGCTATTTACAGAGGATAGGCTTTCCAGTGGAGTTGGTCCTGTAAGTCAGTGCACAGGTAGGGTTGGTAGAAACACATTAAGGCAGTCAAAGAGTCTCAGGCTAGTTAAAACATCACATCCCCTAGGTGACATAGTTATTCTGGAAGAACCCCCAGagtagatgcagctgtgctgaCAGACAAGTGCTTCTGTCGGGGTAGCTGATGTCACTTGGAGGTGGCTTTCTGTTGGCATatactgtgtctacactactggtctttgccagcatagctataccaacatagctatgctggcaaggcatttgcagtgtagacaaggcctcagtttctccattgatGCTTCTCCATAGACAATTCCACCTCTTACTCGTTCATTATCTTACAGGGtcttcctccttttctttcttcactCTTCCCTGGCCTTTTCTGATTTAGGTAACTTGAAAGTATAACccaaactaactttttttttttttttttggatgggtGGAGAAAGAGGGGAGGAAGAAATATGAAATGACTAAATTCGAAATGCAATATCTTGTACCACATGTTGATTTCCTGTGTTACAGTCACTTGTATGTTATGGTTATCACGGATGTACATGTATGCAtggtggaaaagaaaaaaagttacaagCATTTATAGCTCAAAAATGAGTATCACTGgatcttttaaataaaatgtctcaaGCAAAAGATACCCAAATTGCTTTATGAAGTGATCTACAAGTTATACAAAGCACTGTAGGGATTACTTCACATCTCTAGTATACCCTGAAGGGTGAAATGAAGCATCTATTTTACAGCAGCAGTCAAGATTTAGGACAGGAAATGAGGATTACCTTTTTCAGTTGAAATATCAGGGGAAACTTTAGGTGAACAGCCTGTAATTGACAGTGTTGGAATTTGACCATAGCGCTAGTGCAACTGCCTCTGTTTTACAGAATATGCTGCAGTGTCTTTTATCACAAATCGCTGGACTTTCGTTTTTCATCTCATCTGATAGACAGCACCATGGTGCCTCTTAACCCCCATGCAGCAGCACAGTTCAGTACTCAGGCACATCTTCCTCAATGGGCAGAAAACTTGATGGGACTGCTGGTGATTGGGTAAGTCCCAGTAGAAACAGAGAGAACActcatggggcagggggttgcaggagtggcccttccccccctccagaggCTTTATCTACTCACTGGCCAGCTAGAGAGGAGGGAAGCTGATTGGTTTCTCATTTTCCCCTTTCATAATTTAAACCCTAGCTTGGCCGAGGCGGAGCCTCTTTTTGCTCAACAGCCCCACCCTGTTACCTGTAAGTATATTTTCACAGCTGTGTCTTGCAGATGCTGCAGCTCTGACCAGTTGCCTGTCTGGGGATCAGGAAGGGGTTTTTCTTCTCTTGGGGCCAAATTCTCATAGTTCTGGTAgaggtttttttccctctcttcctctcagCATTCTGGAGGTGCACTTAGGTAAAATAGAAACAGGATTGAGGCCAGGTCTATACCAAAATGTTAGGTCAACCCAGCTCTGTtgttcaagggtgtgaaaaagccaacctaaccccaggTGTAGTCAGTgctaggttaatggaagaattcttcaatcAACCTGGCTGCTGCCTCTTGggggggtggattaactacagcgacAGGAGAACCCCCATGCGTGCACACACTATAGTGAGTTTATGCCTTGGTAGTTGATAGCGATGTTAGTTTGTTGCACCTTGCAGCCACTTTCCAGTGCATTTAAAATGATTCCCAGAAGTAGAAGACCTGGGCTTTGTGTTGATGGGATGCGGAAGACCTTGTGGCCTTCATGGACTGATGCCTACCACCATTTAGTAACCTCTGTCCCCCTCATGGGTGGTGGAGGTACTGATAGGATTCAGAAGAGTGAGCTGAATTCTAGTGCTAAGCTGAGAGGGTCTGCTCTAAGTTATTGGTTCATATGGTAGGAGCCTTGTAACTCCTGCACTGAAACCATTTAAAATGTCTGGTATGTGAGGGTATGGGTGACTGGACAGCAAGTGCCTCACAAGTTTAATGAAGTTTCAGCCTGCTGCTTAAAATCCATCCCTGTGTCTGTCTTCATTCGCCACAGTGTCTGGATAAATAAATAATGGTGTAACTGGCAAATGGTGTAACTGGTAAAATTGTTAAGGATTCcactcatgcatctgacgaagtgggtattcacccacgaaagctcatgctctaatacgtctgtgagtttataaggtgccacaggactcttcgctgcttttacagatccagactaacacggctacttctctgatacttgacactaatGAAGAAGGAGGATATTTTTTGGAAAATACTGATATATAGCATGACAAGCCTAGATTATTACCCCAAGAGGCTGCCAAGAAAAGTTGCCAGAAACACTtaggccttttttctttttttaggtgCACATTTCccttcccatccctcttcagtaCAGTTTCAGAAGTTAAAATGAGTTGCTTATTTAAAATCCTACGCtaaaaataatcacaataatTAGAGACGTGTGGAATAAAATGATTCAGAGTCAGTGATTCCTTTAGAACTGATTTAAGTTTTACTTAAGTCTTACTAAATAAACTAAAAGAAAGTTCTGTGTTCAATTCAAACTTCAATGGTTCCTTTAAGCCTTAGTTCAGAGGCAAGTTACTTCTGACTCGTTGTTGTGGCCTGCAGAGACATTGCATGGAACAAATGTATAAATGAACTGGTAAAAATGTTGCTGTCTTACATGCAGAACTTTAAAACTTTACTAGGCAGCCTTGAATTTACTAGGCAGCCTTGTTAATGGAATGGAAGGGGGACAGGGGATGTCATGAAAAGGAACAAGGATGCATAAATGGCAAAGGCAAAGTTATGTGAGAACACAAAGCTTGATCTTGACTATGGGACAGGAGGGTAAGTCATTGGAGGAATTCAAAGACAGGGTGACACAGTCAGAACAACAAACAAGGCAGATGATTTTAGCAGTGTCATTTTATATAATGTGGAGGGGGGATTATGTGGGTGTCAGAGAGTCCAAAGAGTAGAAAGAAGGTAATAGATTAGATTAGGAGGGGCTGGACAAGAATTTTAGCTagagggtcagtggggaaagTTTTTGGATCTTGGGGCATGTCTACatagggacactcaggaaagttcaGATAACTGAACTTGTGACTTTAAATTGCATTAGTTAAACCTTACtaaacccctgtgtggatgctcttggTCAGAAGTAAAGTGACCTTAGTTTGCTTTGGCTTAATTCACTGTGAATTAACTTTCCTGATgttcagtgtagacatgcccttagaaatATTGTGATGGGAGAAGCAGTATTATTTGTAAATGGCCTGAACGTTTGGGGCAAGTGAGGAGGAGTCAAAGAGGGACTACCAgtttatgggcctgagtgacaggGAGGAGAGCGGATGTTTCAGCACTGAAAGAGGCTGTGAAGTGGAGAGGTTATATAGGGAAAGAGAAGGCATTCCGTTTTGACACGTTAAATGAAGTGATTTAAAATTGTTTATTTCTCTGAGCAGTGCCATTGAAGTCCAAGCTGTAAAATCTTTCTATTTTATTCATGAGGCATAAAAAAGTGTggctttagaccagtggttctcaaacttttgtactggtgacccctttcacatagcaagcctctgagtgtgacctccccccccttataaattaaaaacacttttaaacgtatttaacaccattataaatgcaggaggcaaagcagggtttggagtggaggctgacagtttgtgaccccccaccatgtaataaccccatgactccctgaggggtcccgacccccagtttgagaacccctgctttaaaccATTTTTTCATGACTGTGTTTGGAGAGCCTGCCACTTAGTGGGAATGAAATATCTTCATGAGAAATATGGTAGTTGGTCCCTTTCCAGCTCAGTTTGAAGTCAGTGGTATCACTAAAGGTAGTAAAACCTACGCCTACTAGTGTTTGCAGACAAGATATGTTTCCAGCCCTCACAACATGCATTCTGAATAAGACAAAACAAATGCAAGTTTTGACATAAGAAAAGAAGTCGGGAGAGGAATGGTTTTAGTCTTAAGGAGTGGTGGTCTTTTTTTATGATTAATTCTGATCTGTTTTATTAAAATACTTGATTTATAGGGTAAAATTAAAAGCTtttaattttggggaaaaaatcttcTGTAATGTCTTAGCAGTGCAACATTTCAACAACTGCATGCGTCAGACATGAGCATCTGATAATACAATACATGCAGCGTAAAATTACTTCACTCAATTGGGATTCAGTTAATTTTTGTTAATTATACACTGTGTGCTGTTAATTTTTTGTGAAGTATGAAGTCTAGTGCAATAAGGACAGAAGCAATAAACTTGTATTTTGTTCACAGATATTGACTGCTGATCATGGCTTTCAGAAATATGAACAGAAGACGTCACATTGGACTTCAGCAGCTTTCATCTTTAGCATCAATAGGAAGAACACTTTTAGGGCCAGTAAAATCATATAAATTTGTTGTAGATGAAAGCACCAGTGAGAGTGTTTTGACTTGTTCTGCAGTTAGACTTCTTGAAAGTTTGGATTTAACTAGTGCAGTGGGACAGCTGCTTAATGAAACAATTCAGGCACAGAACAAAGAATATAAAACTGGAATGACTACCCTGTTGTTTCTTGTTGGTGCATGGAGTAGTGCTGTACTTGAATGCCTTCAGCAGAATGTTCCTTTTTCACTAATAGTATCTGTGATGTCTGAAGGACTGAACTCTTGCAGTGAAAAAGTCCAGTGTCTTCAGCTATCAGTACATGATTTATATAAAGGGCCTAATTCTGTTCCCATTCACTTCACTTCTAGCAGTCTGGGGCCCCAAATTATTGAAACTAAAACTCCTGATATTGGAGCtaaccattttttaaatcctCTTCTGCATATTCTTAAAGAGGTTCCTGTATCTAAAGAAGAAAGTATTCCTGAAGGCCTTCACTCTCATCAAGCAAGCCCTTGCGATCCTCATAAGAGATGTTTGAATTCACACCTATGCCCTGCAGACTATATAACACCCTCATTGGTTGAACCAGTGGGCAATAAAACTATGCCTGCAGTTCCTGGAAGCAGTTTGATTGCATCCAGCTATATCAAAAGAACAAGATTAACTCATAGTAGATACTTTAACAGTCCAGGAAAAAAACATTGTTCACTCCAAGTAGACAATTTTGGGGGTCCTCCCACTGGGCCTGCAGCATATCCTTATGAATTTAATGATTTTAGACAGTTGGCAATGGCTCTTAGCCATGGGAATCAGTCTAGCATGAAATTGGTACAGGATATTGTCAGATGCCAACAAGAAGTAGCTGATCACACAGGTTCTTCTCAATTTAATATTGCAGAAGTTGTGACATGCTGTTTACCAGGATTGTCTGAACATTATTCTTGTGTGTGTCCGGGATATATCACTTTAGTATCACCAGAGAAAGCCACTGTTACCAAGCAACTTCAGGATAGACCGCTTCAGATTCTTCTTGTAGATGGTGATCTAACAGAAAAGTATCGTCACTTGGGATTTAATAGACCATCAAATGTCAGAACAATATCAGAAAATGTAGGCTTACAAGAAAGTAGCTCAGAAAGTTTATGGATAAATTATGTGTTAGATATTTTAATACAAGCAAAAGTAAATTTAGTTTTGGTAAAAGGAAATGTGTGTGAAAGTTTAATGGAAAGATGTATCCTGAATAACATATTGATAATCAATCCAGTAACTCTCAATGTGCTACATGCTTTTGGGAAGGGCACAGGAGTGCAGCTGGTGACATACCTTTCCCAGGTAGATAGTTATTGCGTGGGTAGCAGTGTCTGGGTGGATTTCTGGAGAACTGGTGACTTGAGCACAATGGAATTGGATAACAAAGTGCCAATCAGTATAAAGGCTGAAGGAATTCATCTGGTAACAGCTGTGCTTAGTAGCACAGTAACTTCAAAGATGCAAATCACTGAAGATCAGTTCTGGACTTGTGCTTATCGCCTGCATCATGCTTTAACTGACCAGAAAGTTTTTCCTGGAGGTGGTGCTGTTGAACTGTTGTGCCTCAGTCATCTGAAAAAGCTTGAAGAACAATCTTTAAAGCAACCAGATAAAAAACCTTCAGAGGATTTTTACATGTCATCTTGTTGGCTGACAAAATCGTTGACACAGTATAAACCAGTTGTACTTAAAGCTTTGGCAAGCGGTTGGCATCAGTACCTTTCAAGAGTCATGTGTAACACTGCTCATTATGCATCAGAGTTTGAAGCAAGCGCTTCCATTGAGCATCATCTCAAAAAAGCAGCAGACTATTGTTCTCCTTCAGCATATATTCTGAAAGAGTTCAATAAAGGAGATAAGCTCATGGTGGATTTTGGTCTTTCAACTAAACCCGAGGAGGCTGTAAAGATATATGACAATGTTACACCCAAGGTGGAGGCATGGCGCAGAGCTCTAGACTTGGTGCTATTAGTGCTTCAAACAGATGCTGAAATTATCACAGGTCCTAAGAGAAATCAGTTATTAAATTCACATGTATCCAGTGAGTTCATATTTTTATAGGACTTGGTAGGCTTTATTTAGGACTCTAACTCAGTGGCTGGAAAATTTGCAGGTACacagtgtttgtacagctgtAAAGCAAACTTTTTAGGGTTGTGCCAATGATATTTACCAATAAATTTCAGCACATGGATGTAGAGACAAACTAGATAGTGCTGTAGCTTTTAATTTCTAGAAATGGAGTTTGCATCTGGGTATCCATCCAATCTACACTGTGACAAGGTCAAACTGATGCATGAGAGAAGTATGAAGCTGCTAGGTGGAGATACTAATGGAAATGAGCTCACTATCTAAGCAACAATACTGCCTGTTTGTTCCCATACTCTCTCTACTAACCCTCCTCCCCACTTCTTATGCTACGTTGCATAGGAAGCAAAAAATATAGCTCCAGACTCTTCAGGTGGAGAGAAAAGGTTGAAATTTGGTCTGGGTTTCAGGCATGTTTGTGCTTTGCAAAACAATGGCAGGGGCAGCTGAGGGTTTCATCCACAGATTTCCCTTTAGTCAGTTCTTGCCCTTATTCACCTGCTACAGCAGAGTAAGACCCTCCTGTCTTAACTGCTGTTTTTGTGGGTGTTCTGTGAGGGGGCTTTGCTTTGTCTACCCTCATTTCTTATTTCTAGTGGTTTTTTTCACATAAGAAACTTCAAGTCTTGTCTACCCTGTTCCTGGAAGACCTTAGATGTCTCAAATACTAGTGAGATTGATATCACAAGTAACAAATGTtttttaattgcccttttcttttttttttggtgaccaTCATTTCCCCAAATGCCTGATGCTGTTGAGAGGGATGATTCAACACTTCACCTCTTTAGCTAAGGGTTGAGAAAGCTCCTTCTCTGTTTCTCTGGACTTCTATGAAGAGCTCAGCCAAACACAGGGATGAGAAGTCTTTATGCAAAAAGTACAATGAGGAAAACCCTACATCTTGTGCCTTCTGTGTGGATGAGGAAATGGGCACTCTTTCTTTGCAGATCCCATTCTGAGCGCTTCAGAGACTAGCTATTGTCTGTTGAGGGGATATCTACTTTTGTTTGGAAGTCTGAGAAGGCGAGAAGTATTAAGCATATTTCACTGAATATTATTCCAAGTAGTGAATACCCAGGATCAGCTCCTCAGCTAGCCTGAATCAATGTTGTGATGTTAACTTCAGTAGGTTCATGCCAGCAGAGGATCAGGCAACAAACTTGCCACCAACAAGTACTCAGGTGCCCATATAAGACATCACGCAGCTATGTTAAAGGGGTAACTACTCCCTTGGAAGAGGGAGCTTCTCTATGCCTCTGTTTAGAGAGGGTGCTGAGAGGTGGTCCTAGAAGAAATAGCAGTCATGGTGGTATCTATAGACAGAGTAGATATGTTAAAAGTGGAATCACAAATATTACTAGTTAAAATTGAGGTGCACTGGAAAGAACTGACTGAAAAAGCTTGAACTGTGCCTAGCTCAAGCCATTGCCATTACCTTCCTTTTCCTAAATGTTAAAATTCACTTACATTTGTAGGAAAAGTAAGAACATTTGTCTAGTGAGAAGAGAGACTAGCTTTCATATTATATAATATTACCCCAAAAAAGCTTATATTTCCAACTTTACTAAACAGAAACCTGCCTAGGGCCTATATTATAGTCTTGGGCATGACAGTTTACCTCCGTGCCTcattttctgcattttaaaagGAATGATAgtatagaccagtggtgggcaatctgcggCACAGcaaggtaatctgattgcaggccacgagacattttgctgacattgactgtctgcaggcactacaccccgcagctcccagtagccatggttctctgttcccagccaatgggagctgtgagaagcaGCACTTGCAGGAGAAGGGGCCGCAAGGATATGCTGTCCACCACTTCCTACagtttccattggccaggaacagacctgtggtcactgggagctgcggtgTGGTATTCCTGCAGATGggcaatgtcagcaaaatgtctcgcggcccGCAATCAGAGTACCCTGATAGGAAACCTGCGGCCCGTGTGCAGCCCATCACTGGTATAGACCTTATTTATAAAGTGCTTAGAGCACTATGGATGAAATATGCTATCTAAGAGGTAGGTAGGTATTCTTTTGAATTAAATTTAATGTAATATAGCAAAAGACAAATTTATTTAGATTTACACATCCTTTATAACCCATTTTCATTTTTGTACCAGTTACGTTGTGAAAAGTACATTACCAATGATTCATAATCTGTGTAATATAAAAAACTATTTGAAAATATTATCTGTATTTTGAACCTGTACTGACAGTATAATGTATGTTTTGGTGCACTACAAAAAGTTGCCATATTTTTAATGTTCTTTAATGCTAAGGGAAGACAGGGAAGTAGGAATCATTCATCCATTTTAAGTATGTATATAAAATGAGAATGTGTATATGGATATGCCTTTCAATATATTGCTAAGTCAATTTGTACATACTACATTTGTACATACTACAAATAGTACTCTAGCCTGCAGTAGATTATACTCATGAGTAGTACTGCGTTTGGTATTGTTTGCAGGAAGAGAGCATAATTTTGTGTTTATATATAGGGAATACATTTCTTACTGTAAGAAATATATACACAGGCTGTCAAATCTTGGAAGAGGTCTCACTTGAAGCACCCCCTTTTGACAATATTTTCCCcctcaaaataaaattaaagtctGCCTGGTTTCCTTTGGGTTCTTTTGGTTATCCCTTTTCAACAAAACAAGGGATGACTTTTACAGCGAGCATTCTATAGTGCTTTCATTGTGGCAAAAGACCAAATCTGAGTCT
Encoded here:
- the BBS12 gene encoding Bardet-Biedl syndrome 12 protein — its product is MAFRNMNRRRHIGLQQLSSLASIGRTLLGPVKSYKFVVDESTSESVLTCSAVRLLESLDLTSAVGQLLNETIQAQNKEYKTGMTTLLFLVGAWSSAVLECLQQNVPFSLIVSVMSEGLNSCSEKVQCLQLSVHDLYKGPNSVPIHFTSSSLGPQIIETKTPDIGANHFLNPLLHILKEVPVSKEESIPEGLHSHQASPCDPHKRCLNSHLCPADYITPSLVEPVGNKTMPAVPGSSLIASSYIKRTRLTHSRYFNSPGKKHCSLQVDNFGGPPTGPAAYPYEFNDFRQLAMALSHGNQSSMKLVQDIVRCQQEVADHTGSSQFNIAEVVTCCLPGLSEHYSCVCPGYITLVSPEKATVTKQLQDRPLQILLVDGDLTEKYRHLGFNRPSNVRTISENVGLQESSSESLWINYVLDILIQAKVNLVLVKGNVCESLMERCILNNILIINPVTLNVLHAFGKGTGVQLVTYLSQVDSYCVGSSVWVDFWRTGDLSTMELDNKVPISIKAEGIHLVTAVLSSTVTSKMQITEDQFWTCAYRLHHALTDQKVFPGGGAVELLCLSHLKKLEEQSLKQPDKKPSEDFYMSSCWLTKSLTQYKPVVLKALASGWHQYLSRVMCNTAHYASEFEASASIEHHLKKAADYCSPSAYILKEFNKGDKLMVDFGLSTKPEEAVKIYDNVTPKVEAWRRALDLVLLVLQTDAEIITGPKRNQLLNSHVSSEFIFL